The following are encoded together in the Bradyrhizobium genosp. L genome:
- a CDS encoding DsrE family protein: protein MKRFGSMMGAIAAIALVTAASASAGDVTRGKRHTASQAQHRLILQVNSNDPAMMNLTLNNATNVVEYYKGLGKKVSVEIVTFGPGLHMLRQDTSPVKARIETLALSTPEISFRACGNTQEKMRKAENKDITLVPQAKVVSSGVVRVMELQEQGWSYVKP, encoded by the coding sequence GTGAAGAGATTTGGAAGCATGATGGGAGCGATCGCGGCCATCGCTCTGGTCACGGCCGCGTCGGCATCGGCGGGGGACGTGACGCGCGGCAAGCGGCACACCGCCAGCCAGGCGCAGCACCGTCTCATTCTGCAGGTCAACAGCAACGACCCAGCGATGATGAACCTCACGCTCAACAACGCCACGAACGTCGTGGAATACTACAAAGGCCTGGGTAAGAAAGTTTCGGTCGAAATCGTCACGTTCGGCCCAGGCTTGCACATGTTGCGCCAGGACACCTCTCCGGTGAAGGCACGGATCGAAACGCTCGCACTCAGCACGCCGGAAATCTCGTTCAGGGCCTGCGGCAATACCCAGGAGAAAATGCGGAAGGCCGAAAACAAGGACATTACCCTCGTTCCCCAGGCGAAGGTGGTGAGTTCAGGCGTTGTGCGCGTGATGGAACTTCAGGAGCAAGGCTGGTCCTACGTGAAGCCCTAG
- the oxlT gene encoding oxalate/formate MFS antiporter, which yields MVSSNTAVTQAQPSSSGFRWLQLAMGIVCMAMIANLQYGWTLFVDPIDGAHHWGRAAIQLAFTIFVVTETWLVPVEAWFVDKYGPSLVIAFGGVMIALSWVLNSYADSLTLLYAAAVLGGIGAGSVYGTCVGNALKWFPDRRGLAAGATAAGFGAGAALTVVPIAKMIAASGYQSAFFNFGIGQGLVVFVLAFFIRPPSLLMPPKKKQLNLPQTKIDFTPPQVLRTPIFWVMYLVFVMVASGGLMAAAQIAPIAHDYKIASTPVSLAGFQMAALTFAISLDRIFDGFGRPFFGWVSDNIGREHTMFIAFGTGALMLLTLSTWGHNPLVFVLSTAVYFGVFGEIYSLFPATCGDTFGSKFATTNNGMLYTAKGTASLLVPAASIVATNYGWHAVFVIAVALNATAALMALFVIKPLRRAFILGNEAAAEAAAAPNAKTA from the coding sequence ATGGTTTCCAGCAATACAGCCGTCACACAAGCTCAACCTTCGTCCAGTGGCTTCCGCTGGCTGCAGCTCGCCATGGGCATCGTCTGCATGGCGATGATCGCCAACCTGCAGTACGGCTGGACCCTGTTCGTCGATCCGATCGACGGCGCGCATCACTGGGGCCGCGCGGCGATCCAGCTCGCCTTCACGATCTTCGTGGTGACCGAGACCTGGCTGGTGCCGGTCGAAGCCTGGTTCGTCGACAAATACGGCCCTAGTCTCGTCATTGCGTTCGGCGGCGTGATGATCGCGCTGTCCTGGGTGCTGAACTCCTATGCCGATTCCCTCACGCTGCTGTACGCCGCCGCGGTGCTCGGCGGCATCGGCGCGGGCTCGGTGTACGGCACCTGCGTCGGCAATGCGCTGAAATGGTTTCCCGATCGCCGCGGCCTTGCCGCCGGTGCCACCGCAGCCGGCTTCGGTGCCGGCGCTGCGCTGACGGTGGTGCCGATCGCCAAGATGATCGCCGCGAGCGGCTACCAGAGCGCGTTCTTCAATTTCGGCATCGGGCAAGGCCTGGTCGTGTTCGTGCTGGCCTTCTTCATCCGTCCGCCATCGCTCTTGATGCCGCCGAAGAAGAAGCAGCTCAACCTCCCGCAGACCAAGATCGACTTCACGCCGCCGCAGGTACTGCGCACCCCGATCTTCTGGGTCATGTACCTGGTGTTCGTGATGGTCGCCTCCGGCGGGCTGATGGCGGCGGCGCAGATCGCCCCGATCGCGCACGACTACAAGATCGCCAGCACGCCGGTCTCGCTCGCCGGCTTCCAGATGGCGGCGCTGACCTTTGCGATCTCGCTCGACCGCATCTTCGACGGCTTCGGCCGCCCGTTCTTCGGCTGGGTGTCCGACAATATCGGCCGCGAGCACACCATGTTCATCGCCTTCGGCACCGGCGCGTTGATGCTGCTGACGCTGTCGACCTGGGGCCACAACCCGCTGGTGTTCGTGCTGTCGACCGCGGTCTATTTCGGCGTGTTCGGCGAGATCTACTCGCTGTTCCCGGCGACCTGCGGCGACACCTTCGGCTCGAAGTTCGCGACCACCAACAACGGCATGCTCTACACCGCCAAGGGCACCGCCTCGCTCTTGGTGCCGGCGGCCAGCATCGTCGCCACCAATTACGGCTGGCACGCGGTGTTCGTGATCGCGGTCGCGCTCAACGCCACCGCCGCGCTGATGGCGCTGTTCGTGATCAAGCCGCTGCGGCGCGCCTTCATTCTCGGCAACGAAGCCGCCGCCGAAGCCGCGGCTGCGCCGAACGCCAAGACGGCCTGA
- the oxlT gene encoding oxalate/formate MFS antiporter, with protein MSDMVQATTAPTVARVSDTYRWTQLAIGVAAMVMIANYQYGWTFFVPDIQKTFGWDRASIQWAFTLFVLFETWLVPVEGWFVDKYGPRIVVLIGGILCAIGWAINAQATTLNGYYLGMIIAGIGAGGVYGTCVGNALKWFPDKRGLAAGITAAGFGAGSALTVAPIQAMIKDSGFQSTFLYFGLGQGIVIVALSFFLLAPKTGQVPQVVQNANLIQTRRNYQPAEVLRAPIFWLMYFMFVIVGAGGLMVTANLKPIAVDWKVDAVPVTLVGMTMTAVTFAATIDRILNGLTRPFFGWISDMIGRENTMFIAFGIEGLGIWALYMLGHDPVWFVILSGLVFFAWGEIYSLFPSTCTDTFGAKFATTNAGLLYTAKGTAALLVPIANYMQQSSGHWDNVFIIAAGANILASLLAIAVLKPWRRLVVAKSAA; from the coding sequence ATGTCGGACATGGTTCAGGCAACCACGGCCCCTACGGTTGCGCGCGTCAGCGACACCTATCGCTGGACACAGCTTGCGATCGGCGTCGCCGCAATGGTGATGATCGCAAATTATCAATACGGGTGGACGTTCTTCGTCCCCGACATCCAGAAGACATTCGGTTGGGATCGCGCCTCGATCCAGTGGGCCTTCACCCTGTTCGTGCTGTTCGAGACCTGGCTGGTGCCGGTCGAAGGCTGGTTCGTCGATAAGTATGGTCCGCGCATCGTGGTCTTGATCGGCGGCATCCTCTGCGCGATCGGCTGGGCGATCAACGCGCAGGCGACCACGCTGAACGGCTACTATCTCGGCATGATCATCGCGGGCATCGGCGCCGGCGGCGTCTACGGCACCTGCGTCGGCAATGCGCTGAAATGGTTTCCCGACAAGCGCGGGCTCGCCGCCGGCATCACCGCCGCAGGATTCGGCGCGGGTTCGGCGCTGACGGTCGCGCCGATCCAGGCGATGATCAAGGATTCCGGCTTCCAGAGCACGTTCCTGTATTTCGGTCTCGGCCAGGGCATCGTCATCGTGGCGCTGTCCTTCTTCCTGCTCGCGCCGAAAACGGGGCAAGTGCCGCAGGTGGTGCAGAACGCCAATCTGATCCAGACCAGGCGCAACTATCAGCCGGCCGAAGTGCTGCGGGCGCCGATCTTCTGGCTGATGTACTTCATGTTCGTCATCGTCGGCGCCGGCGGCTTGATGGTGACGGCGAACCTGAAGCCGATCGCGGTCGACTGGAAGGTCGATGCGGTTCCGGTGACGCTGGTCGGCATGACCATGACGGCGGTGACCTTCGCCGCGACCATCGACCGCATCCTCAACGGCCTGACGCGTCCGTTCTTCGGCTGGATCTCCGACATGATCGGCCGCGAGAACACGATGTTCATCGCCTTCGGCATCGAGGGCCTCGGCATCTGGGCGCTCTACATGCTCGGCCACGATCCGGTGTGGTTCGTGATCCTGTCGGGCCTGGTGTTCTTTGCCTGGGGCGAGATCTACTCGCTATTTCCCTCGACCTGCACTGACACCTTCGGCGCCAAATTCGCGACCACCAATGCGGGCCTGCTCTACACCGCGAAGGGCACCGCCGCGCTATTGGTGCCGATCGCCAACTACATGCAGCAGTCGTCGGGGCATTGGGACAACGTCTTCATCATCGCCGCCGGCGCCAACATCCTGGCTTCGCTGCTCGCAATCGCGGTGCTGAAACCCTGGCGAAGGCTCGTGGTGGCGAAGTCGGCCGCGTAG